One region of Manis pentadactyla isolate mManPen7 chromosome 9, mManPen7.hap1, whole genome shotgun sequence genomic DNA includes:
- the LOC130684847 gene encoding olfactory receptor 10AG1-like: MKDGDNVSTVMQFVLLGFSDLPNLQGLLFGLFSIIYIIILIGNSLLIIITRLDPALQKPMYFFLANLSFLEIGYVSVTLPRILLNLWTQDRSISVLACAAQMCFFLLLAATECFLLTVMAYDRYVAICRPLHYPLVMRRNVCVRMAVGSWIGGIPVQIGQTCQIFSLRFCNSNQINHFFCDVRPILNLACGDTSVHEISVYAVAILFVAAPFVLILASYSKIISAILQLPAARGRAKAFSTCSSHLLVVLLFFGSAIITYIRPQTNHSAGIDKQLSLFCTIVTPIFSPVIYTLRNKDVIAALRKLILKK, translated from the coding sequence ATGAAAGATGGGGACAATGTTTCTACAGTGATGCAATTTGTACTCCTGGGATTTTCTGACCTTCCAAACCTCCAAGGCCTACTATTTGGGCTGTTCTCCATCATTTACATTATTATCCTAATTGGAAATAgccttttaataataataaccagACTTGACCCTGCACTACAGAAACCCATGTATTTTTTCCTGGCAAATCTTTCCTTCTTGGAAATCGGTTATGTGTCCGTCACTCTCCCTAGGATCCTGCTGAATCTCTGGACCCAGGATAGAAGCATTTCTGTGCTGGCCTGTGCGGCCCAAATGTGCTTCTTCCTGCTGCTGGCAGCCACGGAGTGTTTCCTGCTGaccgtgatggcctatgaccgctacgtggccatctgtcGCCCTCTGCACTATCCCCTAGTCATGAGGCGCAACGTCTGTGTCCGAATGGCTGTTGGCTCCTGGATCGGTGGAATCCCAGTGCAGATAGGACAGACctgccagattttctctctgcgTTTCTGTAATTCTAACCAGATTAACCACTTCTTCTGTGACGTCCGTCCCATTCTCAATCTAGCGTGTGGAGACACTTCAGTACATGAGATTTCGGTCTATGCAGTAGCCATACTGTTTGTCGCAGCCCCTTTCGTGTTGATACTCGCCTCTTACAGCAAAATCATTTCCGCCATTCTGCAGTTGCCCGCAGCCCGAGGACGGGCCAAGGCTTTCTCCACGTGTTCTTCCCACCTGCTGGTTGTGCTTTTGTTCTTTGGATCTGCCATTATTACCTATATAAGGCCCCAAACCAATCATTCTGCAGGAATTGACAAACAGCTCTCTCTTTTCTGCACCATAGTGACTCCAATATTTAGCCCCGTGATATACACCCTTAGGAACAAGGATGTGATTGCTGCACTGAGAAaattaatacttaaaaaatag
- the LOC130685016 gene encoding olfactory receptor 5T1-like, which yields MSGSTSDLDSPGTQLKNVTKVTTFILMGFTDDFEVQVFLFLLFLAIYLFTLIGNMGMVILVIGDSRLHNPMYYFLSVLSFLDACYSSVITPKMLVNFLSENKSISFLGCAAQMFLFITFGTTECFILAAMAYDRYVAIYNPLLYSVSMSPRVYVPLIIFCYVGGILHGILHTVATFSLSFCASNEIRHVFCDIPPLLALSCSDTHINQLLVFYFAGSIEISTILIVLISYGFILVAILRMHSAEGRRKVFSTCGSHLTGVSIFHETVLFMYVRPNFSYALDQDMVVSVFYTIVIPMLNPIIYSLRNKDVKEAMKRVFGKNWFVDKVHFSQ from the coding sequence atgtcAGGGTCAACATCAGATTTAGACTCACCCGGGACTCAGTTGAAAAATGTGACCAAAGTCACCACATTTATACTGATGGGCTTCACAGATGACTTTGAGGTGCAAGTCttcttatttttactatttctagcAATCTATCTTTTTACTCTGATAGGAAATATGGGAATGGTTATTTTAGTCATTGGGGATTCCCGCCTTCACAACCCGATGTACTATTTTTTAAGTGTGTTATCATTCCTGGATGCCTGCTATTCTTCAGTTATCACTCCAAAAATGTTGGTCAATTTCTTATCAGAGAATAAATCCATTTCATTCCTTGGATGTGCAGCACAAATGTTCCTCTTTATTACTTTTGGAACCACGGAATGCTTTATCTTGGCAGCAATGGCATATGATCGCTATGTGGCAATCTACAACCCTCTCTTGTATTCAGTGAGCATGTCACCCAGAGTCTATGTGCCACTCATCATTTTCTGCTATGTTGGTGGCATTCTGCATGGTATTTTGCACACAGTGGCCACATTTAGCCTCTCCTTCTGTGCATCCAATGAAATCAGACATGTCTTCTGTGACATCCCTCCTCTCCTTGCTCTTTCTTGCTCTGACACTCACATAAACCAGCTTTTAGTCTTCTACTTTGCAGGCTCTATTGAGATATCCACTATCCTGATAGTCCTGATCTCTTATGGTTTCATTCTGGTAGCCATTCTGAGGATGCATTCTGCTGAAGGGAGGCGAAAAGTCTTTTCTACGTGTGGCTCTCACTTAACTGGAGTGTCCATTTTTCATGAAACAGTTCTCTTCATGTATGTGAGACCAAATTTCAGCTACGCTTTGGACCAGGACATGGTAGTGTCCGTTTTTTACACCATTGTGATTCCGATGCTGAATCCCATCATCTATAGTTTGAGGAACAAAGATGTAAAAGAGGCAATGAAAAGAGTGTTTGGGAAAAATTGGTTTGTTGATAAAGTGCACTTTTCACAATAA
- the LOC130684841 gene encoding olfactory receptor 10AG1-like, with amino-acid sequence MLNFPFPQIKHQEKPVEENVTELMGFVLLGFADVFLLQSFLFGLFLVIYIIILVSNGIILLVTKLDPTLHTPMYFFLGNFSFLEICYVSITLPRMLMNLWTQRRTISLVACATQMCFMHMLGATECLLLAVMAYDRYMAICNPLHYPLVMNHKVCVQLVVGSWISGITVQIGQTCQIFSLHFCGSHLIHHFFCDIPPVLSLACGDTFLNEMMVCTVAVLFVMVPFLLILISYTKIISTILKLPSATSRAKAFSTCSSHLMVVALFYGSATITYLRPKTSHSAGTGKVLSLFYTIVTPMFNPMIYSLRNKDVTMALRKLLQK; translated from the coding sequence ATGTTAAATTTCCCCTTTCCACAGATAAaacaccaagaaaaaccagtAGAGGAAAATGTAACTGAACTGATGGGATTTGTTCTTTTGGGCTTTGCGGATGTTTTCCTTCTCCAGTCATTTCTGTTTGGCTTGTTTTTAGTCATCTACATCATTATCTTGGTGAGCAATGGCATCATACTCCTAGTAACAAAACTAGACCCCactctccacacccccatgtactttttcctgggaaatttttcttttttggaaatctGCTATGTGTCAATTACTCTCCCCAGAATGCTCATGAATCTGTGGACCCAGAGAAGAACGATTTCTTTAGTTGCCTGCGCTACACAAATGTGCTTTATGCATATGCTGGGAGCCACAGAGTGTCTCCTCCTGgccgtgatggcctatgaccgctacatGGCCATTTGTAACCCTCTGCACTATCCTCTAGTCATGAACCACAAAGTGTGTGTCCAGCTGGTGGTTGGCTCCTGGATCAGTGGAATCACAGTCCAGATAGGGCAGACatgccagattttctctctgcacTTTTGTGGGTCTCATTTAATCcaccacttcttctgtgacatcCCCCCAGTACTCAGCCTGGCCTGTGGGGACACCTTTTTGAATGAAATGATGGTATGCACAGTTGCTGTATTATTTGTTATGGTTCCATTTCTGTTGATCCTTATCTCCTATACCAAAATCATCTCCACAATCCTTAAATTGCCATCAGCCACAAGTCGGgccaaagccttctccacctgctcatCTCATCTCATGGTTGTAGCGTTGTTCTATGGATCAGCCACTATTACCTATTTACGACCCAAGACCAGCCATTCAGCAGGAACTGGTAAAGTGCTTTCTCTCTTCTATACCATCGTGACTCCCATGTTTAACCCCATGATATACAGTCTAAGGAACAAGGATGTCACCATGGCCCTGAGAAAATTGTTACAGAAATAA